A single Henriciella sp. AS95 DNA region contains:
- the radC gene encoding DNA repair protein RadC, with amino-acid sequence MRSVEEAPLLGLDGARPFSAPKPHWQGHRERLRTKLVERGAGALEDYELLETLLFAFIPRRDVKPISKALITRFGSLSGVLAARPADLTKVAGVGETVAAYLKATSEIGARASRETLQARTVISSWSALQTYVKQEMQHEGREQFRVLFLDRKNQLIADEVMGHGTVDHAPVYPREIARRALELQASSLILVHNHPSGDPTPSRADIDMTREIIDALDALDISVHDHLIAARSGVLSFRSQGLI; translated from the coding sequence ATGCGTTCCGTTGAAGAAGCCCCCCTGCTTGGCCTTGATGGTGCCCGGCCCTTCTCAGCACCCAAGCCGCACTGGCAAGGCCACAGAGAGCGTCTGCGAACCAAGCTTGTGGAGCGCGGCGCGGGTGCGCTTGAGGATTACGAACTGCTGGAGACGCTGCTCTTCGCCTTCATTCCTCGCCGGGATGTGAAGCCGATTTCCAAGGCATTGATAACGCGATTTGGGTCTCTCAGCGGTGTTCTGGCAGCCCGGCCGGCCGATCTGACGAAAGTCGCGGGTGTTGGCGAGACGGTCGCCGCTTACCTGAAAGCGACGTCTGAAATTGGCGCTCGCGCGAGCCGTGAAACCCTTCAGGCCAGGACCGTCATTTCAAGTTGGTCCGCGCTTCAGACCTATGTAAAGCAGGAGATGCAGCATGAAGGCCGCGAGCAATTCCGTGTCCTGTTCCTCGATCGCAAGAACCAACTCATCGCCGACGAGGTCATGGGGCACGGCACGGTCGATCATGCGCCGGTCTATCCGCGCGAAATCGCGCGACGTGCGCTGGAACTGCAGGCCTCCAGTCTGATCCTTGTGCATAATCACCCATCGGGGGACCCAACGCCGTCTCGCGCCGATATCGACATGACGCGGGAAATCATCGATGCGCTTGATGCGCTGGACATTAGCGTCCACGACCACCTTATCGCCGCCCGTTCCGGCGTTCTGAGTTTTCGGTCCCAAGGCCTGATCTGA